In one Oscillospiraceae bacterium genomic region, the following are encoded:
- a CDS encoding putative Nudix hydrolase, translating into MPEFCDLLDGDRGKTGAIHPRGLPLPAGYYHAVVHVWLRGPDGRFLISLRHPAKRHGGLWETTGGAVVAGEDSRAAAVREVGEELGITLTPADGLLLRTLRREEFHDFCDVWYFAVPALDPGGLTLQPEEVADARWAGLEEIRALDRAGLWVSTLRYYEALFQEDIPC; encoded by the coding sequence ATGCCGGAGTTCTGCGATCTGCTGGACGGGGACAGGGGTAAAACCGGCGCAATCCACCCCCGCGGCCTCCCCCTGCCCGCCGGGTATTACCACGCGGTGGTCCACGTGTGGCTGCGGGGGCCGGACGGACGCTTCCTGATCTCCCTGCGGCACCCCGCCAAGCGCCACGGCGGCCTGTGGGAGACCACCGGGGGCGCGGTGGTGGCCGGGGAGGACAGCCGCGCCGCGGCGGTGCGGGAGGTGGGCGAGGAGCTGGGGATTACGCTCACCCCGGCGGACGGCCTGCTGCTGCGCACCCTGCGCCGGGAGGAGTTCCACGACTTCTGCGACGTGTGGTACTTCGCCGTACCCGCCCTCGATCCCGGCGGGCTGACCCTCCAGCCGGAGGAGGTCGCGGACGCCCGCTGGGCCGGGCTGGAGGAGATCCGCGCCCTGGACCGGGCGGGGCTGTGGGTGTCCACCCTGCGCTACTACGAAGCTCTCTTTCAGGAGGATATTCCATGCTGA
- the cobS gene encoding adenosylcobinamide-GDP ribazoletransferase yields MLNSLVIAFSTYSKLPMPQVDWDGKNMKYAICFFPLVGAVVGALLLAWVWLCGALALTPLLRAAGCAVLPLLVTGGIHMDGFCDTADALASHQSRERKLEILKDSHTGAFAVIFCGAYLLLSFGALTQPEGWRAWGIVALGFVLSRALSGLALANLKGARPSGMLQAFADASHRGAVTAAMAVYIVLAAAGMLLLSPIAGGAALLCAALCLLYYRRMAYRQFGGITGDLAGFFLQLCELGTALAVALAWRFV; encoded by the coding sequence ATGCTGAACAGTCTGGTCATCGCCTTTTCCACCTACTCCAAGCTGCCCATGCCCCAGGTGGATTGGGACGGCAAAAACATGAAATACGCGATTTGCTTCTTCCCCCTGGTGGGGGCGGTGGTGGGGGCGCTGCTGCTGGCCTGGGTGTGGCTGTGCGGCGCCCTGGCGCTCACCCCCCTCCTGCGCGCGGCGGGGTGCGCCGTGCTCCCCCTGCTGGTCACCGGGGGCATCCACATGGACGGCTTCTGCGACACGGCGGACGCCCTGGCCTCCCACCAGAGCCGGGAGCGCAAGCTTGAAATCCTGAAGGACTCCCACACCGGGGCCTTTGCGGTGATCTTCTGCGGGGCCTACCTGCTGCTGAGCTTCGGGGCCCTGACCCAGCCCGAGGGCTGGCGGGCCTGGGGCATCGTGGCGCTGGGCTTCGTCCTCTCCCGCGCCCTCAGCGGGCTGGCCCTGGCCAACCTGAAGGGGGCCCGGCCCTCCGGGATGCTCCAGGCCTTCGCCGACGCCTCCCACCGGGGGGCGGTCACCGCCGCCATGGCGGTCTACATCGTCCTCGCCGCCGCCGGGATGCTGCTGCTCTCCCCCATCGCCGGGGGCGCGGCCCTGCTGTGCGCCGCACTCTGCCTGCTCTACTACCGCCGCATGGCCTACCGCCAGTTCGGCGGCATCACCGGCGACCTGGCCGGGTTCTTCCTCCAGCTCTGCGAGCTGGGGACGGCCCTGGCCGTGGCGCTGGCCTGGAGGTTTGTTTAA